Proteins from a genomic interval of Cucumis melo cultivar AY chromosome 7, USDA_Cmelo_AY_1.0, whole genome shotgun sequence:
- the LOC103493787 gene encoding U11/U12 small nuclear ribonucleoprotein 25 kDa protein gives MKENGDGSMKSMSKDEENVVGYHSNNVKKVRLNSTLAALLDDPILADVPKNPTLSHVDTLISLELGSAMRISVLKLDGTAIDVLIMNSATLKDLKLAIKQKVNETEQSKMGHRHISWKHVWANFCLAHHNEKILDDSSVLQDFGIRNNSQVRFIPYVMSKNSRTHSRRRKHRFFHGLNKCA, from the exons ATGAAGGAAAACGGAGATGGATCAATGAAATCCATGAGTAAAGATGAAGAGAATGTGGTAGGTTACCACAGCAACAACGTAAAAAAAGTTAGGTTAAATTCAACTCTCGCTGCTCTGCTTGACGATCCTATTCTCGCCGATGTCCCCAAAAATCCCACCCTATCGCACGTCGACACTCTCATCAGCCTCGAATTGGGAAGCGCCATGCGTATCTCCGTTCTTAAGCTCGATGGCACTGCCATTG ATGTGCTGATCATGAATTCTGCGACATTGAAAGACTTGAAGCTTGCAATCAAGCAGAAAGTAAACGAGACGGAACAATCCAAGATGGGGCATCGCCACATTTCATG GAAACACGTATGGGCAAATTTTTGCTTAGCACACCACAACGAGAAGATTCTTGATGATAGCTCAGTACTTCAGGATTTTGGAATCCGTAACAATTCTCAG GTGCGTTTTATCCCATACGTTATGTCAAAGAACTCCAGAACACATTCTAGGAGGAGAAAACACCGATTCTTTCATGGTCTCAACAAATGTGCTTGA
- the LOC103493786 gene encoding protein TPR1-like: MATDPDPDRALLFLILQFLDHQNLSETARSLECETGLFFNMTYFEELLNCCAYNEAESYLCGFTDIHDNIYSTKIYFGIRKLKFLEALADGEREVAREVVEKDIEIFDQYNPGSHILLSSYKNMKEARKVVMENIKKCIEANPLLQGKLSFPPLSTTLQAFYMEAMASRGRAPATCRRDFKD; this comes from the exons ATGGCCACCGACCCCGATCCCGATCGTGCCTTGCTCTTCCTCATCCTCCAATTCCTCGACCACCAAAACCTCTCGGAGACCGCTCGATC ATTGGAATGTGAAACGGGATTGTTCTTCAACATGACTTATTTTGAGGAGTTGTTGAACTGTTGTGCTTATAATGAGGCTGAAAGCTACCTTTGTGGATTCACTGATATTCACGATAATATTTATTCCACAAAGATCTACTTTGGGATTAGAAAGCTCAAATTCCTTGAAGCACTAGCAGA TGGAGAGCGGGAGGTTGCTCGTGAAGTGGTTGAAAAGGACATCGAAATCTTCGACCAATATAATCCCGG GTCTCACATATTGCTTTCAAGTTACAAAAATATGAAAGAAGCAAGAAAAGTTGTGATGGAAAATATCAAGAAATGCATTGAAGCTAATCCCCTTCTTCAAGGGAAGCTTTCATTTCCGCCGCTTTCGACGACGCTGCAAGCCTTCTACATGGAGGCTATGGCCTCCCGGGGCAGGGCACCGGCGACTTGCAGGCGAGATTTCAAAGATTGA